The stretch of DNA ATCTCTTTCAAAACGACAGATAATTTTGCTCTCAGCTCGTTCTTGTCAAGCAAGTTTTTTAGGAATACTTTTCTGACAGGTTTATCGGTTAAGAGCTTCTCAAAATCAACACTAGCAACAATAATATCAGTGTCGTGTCCTATACTTAGGCTTGATATATTGGTTGCTATGACTTCGGCTGGCACATTAAGTTCCCTCAGCACCTCTTCTACGTTCATCTTAATTAGGAAAACAGTGCCCATACCCATTCCGCAGACTGCAGCGATTTTCAATCTCTTTGAGATACTACATCACCCTTAATTAGCTTCTTCCTTTACAATTTTAAGCTTTTCTACTTAAATATGACTAATAGCAGAAGGTTTATATAAGTGTGTTTCAATACGAACTCTTGACCCCCATGGCATTATTNNNNNNNNNNNNNNNNNNNNNNNNNNNNNNNNNNNNNNNNNNNNNNNNNNNNNNNNNNNNNNNNNNNNNNNNNNNNNNNNNNNNNNNNNNNNNNNNNGAAGGAATAATTAAGGCTTTGCTGGATATCTTATCAACGCCTGCATTTACAGTATCACTAGTAGCGCTTGCAGGCCTTATTGCACTTAGGAAGAAGCCACACGAAGTGTTCACGGGTTTTATGCGAACTTTCATAGCATTGCTTATTGTCGTGGGAGGAGCAGTAACTATAGTTAATGCACTAAATCCTCTTACGAGCTTGCTCGTTACCGCATTTGGTTTTAAAGGAGTTTTTACTTTAGAAGAGGTTACAACAGCTTCTGCTATGGCTAAAGGATTGGGTTTTGAGATAGGATCCATATTCGGTATAGGATTCATACTTCATCTCATAATTGTGAGAATACTTGCGCCTAAAACTCCATTCAAGCACATTTACTTGACAGGACATGTCATGTGGACTATGGCAGGTGCTATAGCTCTAGTGCTTTACAATTATGGCATAATTGGCATGAGCTCTGCTATTATCGGCTCAATACTTCTCGCTATTTATCTCACGATCGCACCTGTTATGGTTTGGCCTTTTGTGCGCAAAATAACAGATGGGCAATGGAACATTGGTCACACTCAGGACTTTGGATTAATGATATTTGGCGGTTTGATACCGAGGTTTATAAATAAGATAACTGGTGGCAAGGCAGCTAAAATGGAGGCTGAAGGGTTAAAATTGCCAGAAGAATTGGCATTTTTAAAGCAACCAGGAATAATTTCAGGGATAATAATGCTTGTGGTTTTTCTTGTTCCTACAATCTATCTAGGACCGACTGTAGTTGAGGAGAAATTTAGCGGTGGAACAAATTATATCGTTTGGGCTATTATTCAGGCACTAACCTTCGCGGCAGGTATAGAGATCCTGTTATTCGGTGTTAGAACATTTCTAGGTGAGATAATACCTGCCTTTAAGGGTATAAGTGAAAAATTGATACCTGGGGCTATTGCGGCCTTAGATGTACCTACCATTTATCCGTTCAGGCCTGTTGCTCTAACTTTGGGTGTAATAGTCCATGTCGTAGTGGTTCCTCTGGCTACTATACTGCAAGCAACACTTGGATCTCCGCTGGTTATATTGCCAAATGCTGTCTACATGTTCTTCGTGGGTGCTACAACTGGTATCCTAGCTGATAAGGAAGGCGGTATACCAGGCGTAATAATCGGGAGCATATTATCCGCCTTTTGGTACATGTTCTTACCTATATGGGCATATCCATTCCTAGGCGTAGAGAAGCTGGGTTTATCGGGACTGAGCATGAGTGCGGACTGCGGTATCTGGGCAATAATATACGGAGTAATACTAAAAGTTTTACTAGGAAAATAAATCCCCTCAAATTATGTGTTTTTTACTATTACTAATACAGAATTAATTCTTATTAAACACCTGTAAGGCTTCTTCATGGTTCTTATCTGCTTTTACTATAAAATTAAAGCTGCAGGATTGCTGTGAAGTGGGAGTCGCTCGGCGCAGCCTCCCTCCACGCGGTTCCGAGCGCGACCATTGCCAAACCACCCACTACGTGCGCGTTAGCCTTCTCGACGATGCTTACTAGCGCCTTCAGTGTTCTACCACTCCGAAACAGGTCATCGGCTATTAGAACCCTGTCCCCGCTTCTCAGCAAGTCGGCGGGGAGGTAGAGGTGGACGTAGGAGGGAGGATCCCTCAGGAACAGGCCCGCCTCGAGGTACCTGAGCGTCGGGCTCTCACGCTCCCTCCTCGCGGCCGCCAGCTTAGCGCCTAGGAAGGAGGCCGTCAGAGTAGCTAGGGGTATACCGTTAGTTGCCGCTGTTACCACGGTATCCACCCTGCCCCTGAAAAGCGTGAAGGCAACCGCCGCCGCGAGCTCCAGGAGCTGGGTGTTGTAAGCTATTAGCGGGACGTTCACGACGCCCTGGGAGTCGACCTCCACCGCCTTTCTGAAAGCCTGTGCGACGAGTCCGCTGCGGTAGATTACCTCGAGGATGGTGTAGGCTTTCTCGGGCGAGGGGAGGACTACGCCGCTGAAGTAGCGGCTAAGGTCGACGGGTGAGATCTCAATCCCCGAGGCGTAGAGAGTATCGAGTATTTGGCGCGGCTGAACGTAAGAGCGCAGGGCGCGGAGCGCCTTCTGGCACACAACCTGCGCGACGGCTTCATCGATGCGGCGCGTCTGCATATTATCAGAGTAAAGCTAATGACTTATAAAATTTTCTTTTTAAAATAAAGATAAATTTATAAAGTCGTGCAAACATGCTCCGCACGTGACGGGGAAAGCACAGGTTAAGAGACGAGTTACCTGGGCCCACATAGTGTCGTTCGTCTTGGCGACTGCTATTGCGTACGTCCTCGCGGTCCTGTCCTCGCTCATATTCCCTGTGCTCGGCGCTCCGGGAGTTTCCGCGCTGTATGTTGCGACAGCCGTTTACGTTCCTCTAGGGGTCTGGATGGGGATGTGGGGGGCGCTGGCCGGCTATTTCAGCTGCTTCTTCCTGGGCCTGTACCCCAGCGGGTACACCGTCATTCAGTCCGCTATATGGTCTTTCGCTGACTTCATCGAGGCGTTTATCCCTGCTCTGATTTTCAGGCTTCTCAGAGTAGACCCTGACTTTGCCGTTAAGCGCGGGAAGGCAGCTAAACTGTTCCCAGTCTTCGTATCGCTGGGTTCGATTATACTTATACTGGGCATCGTGGTGCAGGTGCTCTGGGGGGCCTTAGGGGAACCTTTCACGACCTTCTACGTCGGGAGCGTCTACACTGGCTTGGCGCTAGCTGTAGTGGGCATCGTTCTGGGGCTCCTTGTAGGCGACGCTAAAACCTGGGGAGCGTATACGGCGGGGATCATACTGACGGCTTTGCTCTCTGGCATCTGGGGGGCAGGTACGCTCACGGTCTTCAACTTTCCGCCGCCGCTGCCCGCTGAGCTGTTCTGGCCCGTCTTCACGGGGTGGGTTATCGGGGACCTTATAGTACTCTCGGTGCTCTCAACACCAATACTAACGGCACTAACGCCTATCTTCAAGCGAACAGGGCTGTACGTTGAGAGTTGGTGGAGCTAGAGGATGCCAACCATACTCGAGGAGCTAGTAGGAGTGAGAGCGAACCCCACGGTCTACAGCAAGCTAGACGGCTCTGTGAAGATACTGGTACCGCTTTTTCTATCCCTTGACGTCATCTTCGTGCGGGACCTACTCTCAGCTTCTCTCCTAGTTCTGGTATCGCTGGGGTTCGCTATTCTAGCCGGTGTTCCGTTAAGGTTCCTGAAGTCCTACATGCTCCTAGTCTCCAGCCTTTCAGTCTTCATCGTCCTCTCATTCGTCCTCTTCACTCAGGTCCCCGGAAAACCGCTGTTCTCGGCTACCCTGCTGAGCCTGAGGGCGGAAAGAGGGGTCTGGGAGTGGAGGCTCGTGGTCACCGACGCTGCTCTAGCTAAAGCCGCCTTCTTCATCGCCCGCATTCTCGCGATGATCCTCGTAGCGACAATATTCGTGGCAACGGTCTCGGACAGGGATGTTGTGTGGGGTCTCCGCCGCCTCGGCCTGCCGGCGGGGCTAGCGGTCTCCGCGTCTCTCTTCTTCAGGGGTCTGAGCTTCTTTGTCTCCGACTTCTACACCGTTCGGGAGGCAATGATGGCTAGGGGCGTTGACTTCGAGAGGACTAGCCTGGCGAGGCGATTCCTGCTTTACGCCAACGCGCTGATCCCCCTGCTTTCACTGATGGTGACCAGGAGCCTGGAGATATCGCTGGCCCTAGAGTCCAGGGGCATCGCCCCCTCCACGAGGTTCACCACAAGGTACCATCGCCGCGGGTTAACGCGGTTGGACTTAGCAATCCTCGCCGTAGCTGTAACCGCTACGGTGTTATTCGCGTGGTGGTCCCTATGCTCGTAGCGGAGGTTAAGGATCTCTACTGGAGGTACCGAGGCTCGAAGGAGCCAGCTCTGAGAGGCATTACCCTAGAGGTTAGGGATGGAGAGTTCCTGGCTATCACCGGGCCGAGCGGCTCTGGGAAAACCACTCTGATCCTAGCCCTCACGGGCATAGTCCCCCAAAGGATACCGGGCGAGTTCAGCGGCAAAGCACAGGTTCTCGGACGCGACACTGCGACGATTGACGTTTCCGAGCTGGCGAGGGACATCAGCGTAGTGTTCGAGGACCCCGAGATTCAGTTCGTGATGAGCACAGTTGAGGACGAGATAGTCCTAGGGTTAGAGCCCCTCGGTCTGGACGAGGGTGAGGTGAAGGAAAGGCTGCGCTGGGCCCTGGGCCTCGTAGGACTGGACGAGTCTTTTCTGCAGCGCACTCCGAACCAGCTGTCGGGGGGTGAGAAGCAGCGCGTAGCTATAGCTTCAGCTGTCGCCAGAATGCCGAGGCTACTGCTCCTCGACGAGCCGACCTCCGACCTAGACCCAGCAGGCAAGGAGGAGGTGGTCTCGGCCATCAGGAGGCTGAGGGACGAGTACAGGGCCACCATCGTCATGGTGGAGCACGAGCCCGAGCTGATCGAGGAGTTCGCTGACAGGCTGGTGGTGATCGATGGCGGAAGGGTGGTGCTGGAGGGTAGCCCGAGCGAGGTATACGAGCTGGGTGAAGCCGCGAAGCGGCACGCTGCCTACCCCCCTGAGCACGTTGAGCTGGCGGAGAGGCTGAAGGTCAGCCCCCCGCGGCTCGACGCGCTCATAAAGGCGGCGCGAGAAGGAGCGGTGAGCATCCAACCTATCTGCGACTCCGTACCCCCCTTGAGCTATCAGAGAGAGGTCGTGGCCTCGGTCAGGGACGTCTGGTTCTCCTACACGAAGGGTATTGACGTCCTCAGGGGGGTCAGCCTCGAGCTACGCGCGGGCGAGCTAGTCGCCCTCATGGGCCCGAACGGGAGCGGCAAAACTACGCTCTCGAAGATCATCGCAGGCCTCCTGAAGCCCAGGAGAGGAACCGTCATCGTCGACGGGGTTAGCATCGACAAATACACGCGCCTAGAGCTTGCGGCGAAGGTCGCCTACATCTACCAGAACCCGCAGCACCAGATTTTCAACCAAACCGTGTGGGACGAGGTCTCGTTCGGGTGGAGGATCCGGGGCGTGCCCGAAGAGGTCTACTCGGAGAGGGTTCGGGAGGCGTTGGAGCTCTTCGGGCTTAGTGGGCTTGAAGGCGAGCACCCCTTCTTCCTCAGCAAGGGTGAGAAAAGGAGGCTCGCGATAGCCAGCGTATACACACTGGAGCCCAAGCTCCTAATAGTCGACGAGCCGACAACGGGGCAAGATAGGAGGCTCAGCGAGCAGCTGATGGCCACCTTCAAGTCCTTCGCGGAGCGCGGTAAATCTGTTCTCGTAGTGACTCACAACGTGAACCTAGCGCTGAAGTACGCTGACAGGCTTGTAGTTATGGTCTCTGGCAGGGTTGTTGCTGACGGGCACCCAAAGGTGGTGCTGAGCGACGACTCCGTGGTCAGAGAGGCGAGGCTGAGGCAGCCCGCTGAAATAAGGGTGTGCAAGGAGGCCGGCCTCAGCCCTCTTCCGGGGTACACGCATCGACCTCCATAGCTCTCTCTAGCCCCTTCTTTCTCTTCTCGTAAACCTCTTCAAGCCAGCCCTCGTACCAGGAGGCCTTCAGCACAGCCCCCCGCAGCTCCTTCAAGCTCTTCAAGCTCCGCCCGAGGTGCTCTCCTATCCTCCCCCGCTCGTATCCAAACCCGTTGAACAGAAGGCACTGCCTCTCGCTCCAGTCCCCCGGCTGGTCCATCCCCGGGAAGTACTCCAGCGCCATAGCCTTGAAGGCCTCCGGCGTCGTGACACCTGCAATGGTCTTGCCGGCGTCAACTCCAGCGGGGCCTATGTCGGGGCCGTAGAGGGGCATGTCGTAGTTGTTCGAAGCCAGCGCGGCGTAATCCTGGATGGCGAAGAAGAAGGGCGCGACCCCCCTCTTCTCGAGAAACTCACCCACAGCACGCGCCCCCTGCTCGGAGATAAAGCCGTAGATAACGGCTCTCTCGAGCTGAGCGCCCTGGAACTCTGCCACATCGAGGGTGAGGCTGAGAGCCTGGATGAGCGTTCTCCCGGTTGCAATAGTGTCGGCGACTACGAGGGTCTTCTCGCCGCCTGACAGCTCGCTCACCTGAGCGTTGACCACGTGGGGCTGCGCGTCTGCGTGCTTCTCCCCCGCACCTCCGGCGTAGGCAACCCGAAGGAACTGCTTCTTCAAGTCGAAGCCGAACTCCTGGAGAGCGACGTCCAGCCTGTAGCCCTGCGAGCCTCTTAGAACGTGGACGAAGACGACAGGTAGAGACCGCTGCTCCAGCTGCTTTAAGTAGCCGGCCACGAGGCGTGAAGGGCTCATGCTGAGAGAGTCCAGCTCCCTGCCGACGATCTCCGGACTGCTTGCAATGAGGGCCCCTTCACGGGAGTGAACGATGAAGGCCTCACCAGGTACCTCCAGCCGCACTCTTATAACCCCAGCCTCCCTGCTACCGTAAACGGTTTCTCCCTCGAGCAGGCGAAGGCCAACCTTCTCGGCGAAACCCGCTACGTTTAGCCTCGACATGAGCTACGCTCAAAGCCTTTGGAGGAGCTAGCTTTTTAAGCTTAGCTTTCTTCCCGAGAAAAAGGCTACTCCAAAACAATCTTCGCCTTGAAGGCCTGGTCCTCCTCCGACAGCTGGAAGGCGACGATTCCCTTGTACGCGCTCAAGTCGATCGTACTCCTCCCCTTGCTGATGCTGATTGTGTCCTCTTCGGCCCCGCTCGGCGGGAGGCTGAAGTCGTAGGTGAACACCCTGAGGGTGTTGTCCTTGCCGCTGCTAAGCAGCAGCTTCGGGGCCCTGTAGCCGTACAGCGGGACCCCTCCCCAAGCCATGTCGAGAACCTGGGAGCCGGAAACGGTGAAGTAAACGGGAGGAGGGTTGCCGAGAAGCGCCTCAGCTCTGATCGCCAGCACCTCCTTCCAGCCCGCGTCCAGGGGCCCCGCGTCGAGCGCACCGTAGTTGGCGGTTGTGGAGGATCCAAGGTATATTACACCCCCCGCGTTTTCAATGGAGGTGACTCGCGCACCGAAAGCCCCGACGATCCGCACAGATGGAGGGGTGATGTAGACGAGGACGCTTGGGCCGACTATAGTGTTCATGGCGCGCGCCATCTCCCTCTCCTCCTCATTTCTCGGGTAAAGGACGCCGTGCGTGAACGCGTTGAAAGCCACTAGTACGCCGCCCCCGAACGGCACAGCTGAGGTGCGTAGAGGCCCGTAGCCCGAGAGGCCGAAGTCGAACAGGCGCAGAAACGACATGCCCTCACCGCTGAGCGGGTTGCCTACGAGTACACCCCCTCTCACGAAGTGGAAGTATTTCCCGTAGGCCGATATAGCTGGCCCACTCATCGTGAAAAAGGCGGGCCGCGAGTCGACGCTCGCGGCGGAGTAGTCTACGCCGAAGTACTCCCACTTCCCACTGATCAGGTCCAGGCACTGGACAGCCTCGACCCCTCTTCTCCAGTCACGCATGATGTCGAAGCACGCGTAGTCGGATAGGAGAGCCCCCTTGAGGGAAGGGTTCTCGCTTATCTTCTCCGCCCTACCGCCTCTTCTAGGCAGAGCGTAGACGCCGAGGTTCCTGTGCCCGTCGGCACGGGAGAGGAGAAGCCTGTCGTTCACGGGGTCGAATATGATGTTGGATACCTCGCCAGCCCACTCCGACTCGTGCCCAATGCCCTCCTTCCACAGGAGCCTTACGCGGCCCTCGCTCACGCTGTACTCGTGGACGTGGCTGAACTTGTCGTAGAAGTATATGAGCCCACCCCTGCCGACTCTCCCGGCATACCTAGCTGGCGCGTGAACCCAACCGCCGAAGTAGATCGAGTCGTCAGCCACATCAACGGCGTTGTACGTGTCACCGCCGCTCGTCGGCAGGCTACCCACCTGCTCGAACCTGTAGACCTTCTCGCAATTGTCTCTAATGAAGTGGGCTTCAGCCTCGAAAGCCACCGTGAAGTACAGGACTCCCTTGTAGTACTTGAGGCCGAAGACCCCTCCACTGCCCCATTCGGGTCCGTAGCGGGGCGGGAACGTGTGTACGTTTTTCACAAGATTAAGCTCAGCCCCCTCTTTTTATCCTTAATTACTTACTCACCGCTGTTAAACCGCACCCAAAGCCTCCCAGTAAACAGAACACAGCATTGAAGTAAATTATATTAGCTTTTCCTGGAATATTTTTAACTGTATGCAGAGGCGTTACAAGTGGTTCGTGGTGCTGTTCTTCTTCGCCTTTCTCACAGTACACGAGGCAGACCGCTTCATAATATCGGCGGTCGCCCCTCAGGTCAAGGAAGAGTTCAACGTGACCTACGGGCAGCTAGGCCTGGTGTTCTCGCTCACTGTTCTCGTAGCGGCTGTGCTGTACCCGGTCTGGGGTTACCTCTACGACAGGTACTCGAGGAAGATTCTCGCCGGCCTCGCCGCGCTAATCTGGGGTTTCACAACAATCTTTAACGCGCTCAGCAGGACGTTCAGCCAGTTCTTCGCCACGAGGCTTGCAACCGGCATAGACGACGCGGCGCCGCCGGGCATATACAGCCTAGTTGCGGACTACTTCGAGCCCTACGACAGGGGCAAGGCCATGGGGCTCTTGAACGCGACAGGGCCCCTTGGAGCGATAATCGGCTCGATACTGGCGTTGAGCCTGGTTGGGGCGGGGATGTCTTGGAGAAGCGCTTTCTTCATAACAGGGCCCATAGGAGTGGTCATCGGGATCCTCACGATACTTCTGGTGAAGGACGTCCCTCGCGGAAGCTCGGAGCCTGAGCTGGAGGGGTTGCTCGTGGAGGATATCTACAAGGCTAGGCTCTCCGACCTTTCGAAGCTGCTGCGTATCAGGTCGCTGCTCCTCCTATACCTGCAGGGGTTCTGGGGAGTTTTTCCGTGGAACGCGATAACATTCTGGATAATCACTTACATGGAAGTTGAGAGGGGCTTCACACCGGACTTCGTCATGGTGGTGATGGTCCTGTGGCTTGTGGCTATGACCGCTGGGAACATCGTCGCCGGCTACCTGGGAGACCGGCTCTTCAGGGTTACGAAGCGGGGAAGAGCGCTCCTCGGCGCGGTCGTTGTCCTGTTTTCGGCTATCCTGATATACCTGACCATGAACGCCACGGCGACCGAGGAGTTCCTCATATTCGGCTTGCTGACGGCTTTCGAGATACCTATGGCTGGACCAAACGTTGTTGCCATGATAACCGACGTAACCGAGCCCGAGCTGAGGGCCAGCGCTACGGGCTACCTCAGGTTCTTCGAGAACATAGGGAGCGCGGTTTCCCCGGCTCTAACGGGCTTCATGGCGGAAGGGCTCTCGCTGGGGGCAGCTATAACGATCGTGAGCGCGTCGACGTGGCTCCTGTGCTTCGTCTTCTTCACCCTGCTAGCCATCGTGATACCCAAGGACATAGACAGGCTTCGGAGAATCATAAGGGAGAGGGCCGACCAGCTGAAGAGGTGAGGTGGGTGTTCCCGAAGGGCTTCATGTGGGGTGTCTCGCTCGCGGGCTTCCAGTTCGAGATGGGGGATTCAGCCGGCGAGGCGCTGGACCCAAACACAGACTGGTTCGCATGGGTGCACGACAGGTCAAACATCGAGAGGGGCATAGTCAGCGGGGACCTACCGGAGAACGGCATAGACTACTGGCACAGGTTCCGGGAAGACCACGACATCGCTAAATCACTTGCGATGAATGCCTACAGGCTCAACGTCGAGTGGAGCCGCGTGTTCCCGAAGCCCACCTTCAGCGTGGAGGTCGGGGTAACGCGTGACGACAGGCTCATCAGGGAGGTGGAGATAGACGAAGACGACCTAGCCAGGCTCGACGAGCTCGCTAACAAGAGCACTGTAGAACACTACCGGGAGGTTGTAACGGACCTGCGCGAGAAAGGGTTCTACGTGATCATGAACCTCGTACACTTCACGCTCCCCCTGTGGATCCACGACCCCCTCACGGCCAGGGCAACCAAGCTCAAGAAGGGTCCAACAGGGTACGCCGACCCGAGGTTCCCGGTCGAGTTCGCGAAGTTCGCCGCCTACGCGGCTTGGAAGTTCGGGGACCTTGTCGACATGTGGTCAACGTTCAACGAGCCCAGCGTTGTGGCGGAGGCCGGCTTCCTCTTCAAGAACGGAAAGTTCCCGCCCGGGCTCTTCAGCCTAGACGGGTACAAGAGGGCCCTGATTAACATAGCGCAGGCCCACGTGGCCGCCTACAGCCTCATCAGGAAGTTCGACCGGAAGAGAGCATACCCAAGTAGCCCCGCCGAAGCCTTCGTGGGGATAATACACAACATGATACCCTTCCACCCGCTGCGCACCAACAACAGGCGGGACGCCTTAGCGGCTAGCTTCTCAGACCACCTCCACAACCGCTGGGTGCTCAACGCGATTATACGCGGGTGGGTGGACTCGGACATTGACATGAAGCAGGAGCCGAGCGAGGTTTTCGAGTCATACAAGAACAAAGCCGACTGGATAGGCGTCAACTACTACACTAGGCAGGTCGTAAGGGGGAGGCTCAGCCCCGTTGGAT from Infirmifilum sp. NZ encodes:
- a CDS encoding phosphoribosyltransferase family protein, encoding MQTRRIDEAVAQVVCQKALRALRSYVQPRQILDTLYASGIEISPVDLSRYFSGVVLPSPEKAYTILEVIYRSGLVAQAFRKAVEVDSQGVVNVPLIAYNTQLLELAAAVAFTLFRGRVDTVVTAATNGIPLATLTASFLGAKLAAARRERESPTLRYLEAGLFLRDPPSYVHLYLPADLLRSGDRVLIADDLFRSGRTLKALVSIVEKANAHVVGGLAMVALGTAWREAAPSDSHFTAILQL
- the bgaS gene encoding beta-galactosidase BgaS, yielding MRWVFPKGFMWGVSLAGFQFEMGDSAGEALDPNTDWFAWVHDRSNIERGIVSGDLPENGIDYWHRFREDHDIAKSLAMNAYRLNVEWSRVFPKPTFSVEVGVTRDDRLIREVEIDEDDLARLDELANKSTVEHYREVVTDLREKGFYVIMNLVHFTLPLWIHDPLTARATKLKKGPTGYADPRFPVEFAKFAAYAAWKFGDLVDMWSTFNEPSVVAEAGFLFKNGKFPPGLFSLDGYKRALINIAQAHVAAYSLIRKFDRKRAYPSSPAEAFVGIIHNMIPFHPLRTNNRRDALAASFSDHLHNRWVLNAIIRGWVDSDIDMKQEPSEVFESYKNKADWIGVNYYTRQVVRGRLSPVGLLAGLPAYPEMVKGYGNECEPRSKSLAGRPTSDFGWEVYPEGLPEVLDIAFEYGRPVLITENGIADREDRLRPHYVALHLKVLEAYIEQRKPDLRGYLHWALTDNYEWADGFRMRFGLYAVDLETKRRLKRPSADLMATIIREGTVPDEYVRKALSAVEGVKVAL
- a CDS encoding MFS transporter — its product is MQRRYKWFVVLFFFAFLTVHEADRFIISAVAPQVKEEFNVTYGQLGLVFSLTVLVAAVLYPVWGYLYDRYSRKILAGLAALIWGFTTIFNALSRTFSQFFATRLATGIDDAAPPGIYSLVADYFEPYDRGKAMGLLNATGPLGAIIGSILALSLVGAGMSWRSAFFITGPIGVVIGILTILLVKDVPRGSSEPELEGLLVEDIYKARLSDLSKLLRIRSLLLLYLQGFWGVFPWNAITFWIITYMEVERGFTPDFVMVVMVLWLVAMTAGNIVAGYLGDRLFRVTKRGRALLGAVVVLFSAILIYLTMNATATEEFLIFGLLTAFEIPMAGPNVVAMITDVTEPELRASATGYLRFFENIGSAVSPALTGFMAEGLSLGAAITIVSASTWLLCFVFFTLLAIVIPKDIDRLRRIIRERADQLKR
- a CDS encoding PTS transporter subunit IIC, producing the protein EGIIKALLDILSTPAFTVSLVALAGLIALRKKPHEVFTGFMRTFIALLIVVGGAVTIVNALNPLTSLLVTAFGFKGVFTLEEVTTASAMAKGLGFEIGSIFGIGFILHLIIVRILAPKTPFKHIYLTGHVMWTMAGAIALVLYNYGIIGMSSAIIGSILLAIYLTIAPVMVWPFVRKITDGQWNIGHTQDFGLMIFGGLIPRFINKITGGKAAKMEAEGLKLPEELAFLKQPGIISGIIMLVVFLVPTIYLGPTVVEEKFSGGTNYIVWAIIQALTFAAGIEILLFGVRTFLGEIIPAFKGISEKLIPGAIAALDVPTIYPFRPVALTLGVIVHVVVVPLATILQATLGSPLVILPNAVYMFFVGATTGILADKEGGIPGVIIGSILSAFWYMFLPIWAYPFLGVEKLGLSGLSMSADCGIWAIIYGVILKVLLGK
- a CDS encoding DUF2139 domain-containing protein, whose protein sequence is MKNVHTFPPRYGPEWGSGGVFGLKYYKGVLYFTVAFEAEAHFIRDNCEKVYRFEQVGSLPTSGGDTYNAVDVADDSIYFGGWVHAPARYAGRVGRGGLIYFYDKFSHVHEYSVSEGRVRLLWKEGIGHESEWAGEVSNIIFDPVNDRLLLSRADGHRNLGVYALPRRGGRAEKISENPSLKGALLSDYACFDIMRDWRRGVEAVQCLDLISGKWEYFGVDYSAASVDSRPAFFTMSGPAISAYGKYFHFVRGGVLVGNPLSGEGMSFLRLFDFGLSGYGPLRTSAVPFGGGVLVAFNAFTHGVLYPRNEEEREMARAMNTIVGPSVLVYITPPSVRIVGAFGARVTSIENAGGVIYLGSSTTANYGALDAGPLDAGWKEVLAIRAEALLGNPPPVYFTVSGSQVLDMAWGGVPLYGYRAPKLLLSSGKDNTLRVFTYDFSLPPSGAEEDTISISKGRSTIDLSAYKGIVAFQLSEEDQAFKAKIVLE
- a CDS encoding ABC transporter ATP-binding protein; translation: MLVAEVKDLYWRYRGSKEPALRGITLEVRDGEFLAITGPSGSGKTTLILALTGIVPQRIPGEFSGKAQVLGRDTATIDVSELARDISVVFEDPEIQFVMSTVEDEIVLGLEPLGLDEGEVKERLRWALGLVGLDESFLQRTPNQLSGGEKQRVAIASAVARMPRLLLLDEPTSDLDPAGKEEVVSAIRRLRDEYRATIVMVEHEPELIEEFADRLVVIDGGRVVLEGSPSEVYELGEAAKRHAAYPPEHVELAERLKVSPPRLDALIKAAREGAVSIQPICDSVPPLSYQREVVASVRDVWFSYTKGIDVLRGVSLELRAGELVALMGPNGSGKTTLSKIIAGLLKPRRGTVIVDGVSIDKYTRLELAAKVAYIYQNPQHQIFNQTVWDEVSFGWRIRGVPEEVYSERVREALELFGLSGLEGEHPFFLSKGEKRRLAIASVYTLEPKLLIVDEPTTGQDRRLSEQLMATFKSFAERGKSVLVVTHNVNLALKYADRLVVMVSGRVVADGHPKVVLSDDSVVREARLRQPAEIRVCKEAGLSPLPGYTHRPP
- a CDS encoding PTS sugar transporter subunit IIB, which gives rise to MKIAAVCGMGMGTVFLIKMNVEEVLRELNVPAEVIATNISSLSIGHDTDIIVASVDFEKLLTDKPVRKVFLKNLLDKNELRAKLSVVLKEMGYLKT
- a CDS encoding energy-coupling factor transporter transmembrane component T family protein, whose amino-acid sequence is MPTILEELVGVRANPTVYSKLDGSVKILVPLFLSLDVIFVRDLLSASLLVLVSLGFAILAGVPLRFLKSYMLLVSSLSVFIVLSFVLFTQVPGKPLFSATLLSLRAERGVWEWRLVVTDAALAKAAFFIARILAMILVATIFVATVSDRDVVWGLRRLGLPAGLAVSASLFFRGLSFFVSDFYTVREAMMARGVDFERTSLARRFLLYANALIPLLSLMVTRSLEISLALESRGIAPSTRFTTRYHRRGLTRLDLAILAVAVTATVLFAWWSLCS